One window of the Perca flavescens isolate YP-PL-M2 chromosome 5, PFLA_1.0, whole genome shotgun sequence genome contains the following:
- the LOC114555472 gene encoding hydroxycarboxylic acid receptor 2-like: protein MADKPYDLSQQVNTKLNMKCNFNGTLLISVLPPLLVTEFVLGVLGNGLALWIFCFHLKPWKSSTVLLFNLAMADFLLIMVLPFRASYYTSEIKWKFGDAFCNTCLFMLAMNRSGSTLFLMAIAVDRYMRVVHPHHPINSLSISKAMCGALALWLLTISMSAHVFTLQHNNTTYCESFMIETKARSNLTWHKFTFLFSFYMPLLVILYCTLQIIGHLRRRQLAQHAKIKKALCFITVVAVLFIICFLPSNITQLLIWIKLQRAGSTLSDPEVCLALEDLTTAFYITISLTYLNSVLDPVVYYFSSPIFKNICRKALHLSQADTAEREREGEKKTDPSHSASCDHKI, encoded by the exons ATGGCTGACAAACCATATGACCTGAG CCAGCAAGTCAACACAAAACTCAACATGAAATGCAATTTCAATGGAACTCTGCTGATCAGTGTGCTCCCTCCACTGTTGGTGACAGAATTTGTTTTGGGAGTCCTTGGAAATGGTTTGGCTCTCTGGATCTTCTGCTTCCACCTGAAGCCCTGGAAGAGCAGCACGGTGTTACTCTTTAACCTGGCAATGGCTGACTTCCTTCTCATCATGGTTTTGCCTTTCCGTGCCAGCTACTACACCTCTGAGATCAAGTGGAAGTTTGGAGACGCTTTCTGCAACACCTGCCTCTTCATGTTGGCAATGAACCGCAGTGGAAGTACCCTCTTCTTGATGGCTATCGCTGTGGATAGGTACATGCGTGTGGTGCATCCCCATCATCCCATCAACTCTCTGAGTATCTCCAAAGCCATGTGTGGAGCACTTGCACTATGGTTGCTCACCATCTCAATGTCAGCTCATGTCTTCACtctgcaacacaacaacacaacctACTGTGAGAGCTTCATGATTGAGACTAAAGCCCGCAGTAATCTGACTTGGCATAAGTTTACGTTCCTCTTTTCCTTCTATATGCCTCTGCTTGTGATTCTCTACTGCACATTACAAATTATTGGCCACCTGAGAAGGAGACAGTTGGCCCAGCATGCAAAGATTAAGAAGGCTCTGTGCTTCATCACAGTAGTGGCGGTGCTCTTCATCATTTGCTTCCTCCCAAGCAACATCACACAACTGCTGATTTGGATCAAGTTACAACGAGCCGGCAGCACCCTCTCTGATCCTGAAGTCTGCCTTGCTCTGGAAGACCTGACCACCGCGTTTTACATCACCATTAGCCTGACCTATCTCAACAGCGTGCTGGACCCTGTGGTTTACTACTTCTCCAGCCCTATCTTCAAGAACATCTGCAGGAAAGCTCTTCATCTGTCCCAAGCAGACACtgctgaaagagaaagagaaggagagaagaaaacagATCCCAGTCACTCAGCCAGCTGTGATCACAAAATCTAG